A genomic region of Carassius carassius chromosome 27, fCarCar2.1, whole genome shotgun sequence contains the following coding sequences:
- the LOC132107236 gene encoding protein unc-93 homolog A → MKKIMSRTSKNVLVVSFGFLLLFTAYGGLQSLQSSLNAENGMGVISLSVIYGAIILSSMFLPPIMIKNLGCKWTIVLSMGCYVAYSFGNLAPGWPSLMTTSAILGMGGSPLWSAKCTYLTISGNRRGQKINKKGQDLINQYFGIFFFIFQSSAVWGNLMSSLIFGQDTSIEVPEENLQYCGATSCVENFTVANSTLPARYLVNTLLGCYIGVGVLAIIFVAVFLDNIDRDLAREFRKNKGNKSFCSTFLATFKLLRDPRLLLLIPLTMYSGFEQSFLSGEFTKNYVTCAIGIHYVGFVMICFGASNSLCSFAFGRLAQYTGRIALFCLAAVTNLGCFLGLLFWEPHPDQLGVFFVFPALWGMADAVWQTQTNALYGILFAEHKEAAFANYRMWESLGFVIAFAYSTFICLSTKIYVALAVLALTMVTYLYVEYNEYKHPTPQVNPEDFHKPEMADIKEINGKDEKDIIAQTQL, encoded by the exons ATGAAAAAAATTATGAGCCGAACCAGCAAAAATGTCCTTGTGGTTTCATTTGGATTTCTGCTCTTATTCACAGCATATGGGGGGCTGCAGAGTTTACAG AGCAGCCTCAATGCTGAGAATGGAATGGGCGTTATTTCACTCAGTGTCATCTATGGAGCCATCATTTTGTCCTCAATGTTTCTGCCTccaataatgattaaaaatctgGGCTGTAAATGGACCATCGTCCTTTCAATGGGCTGTTATGTGGCATATTCCTTTGGAAACCTTGCGCCGGGCTG GCCAAGTCTGATGACCACCTCTGCAATTCTGGGTATGGGAGGTTCACCGCTGTGGTCTGCAAAATGCACCTATCTCACAATAAGTGGAAACAGACGAGGCCAGAAAATCAACAAGAAAGGCCAGGATCTCATCAACCAATATTTTGGCatctttttcttcatttttcagTCGTCAGCGGTATGGGGAAACCTCATGTCATCTCTGATATTTGGCCAGGATACTAGCATAG AAGTCCCTGAGGAGAACCTGCAGTACTGTGGTGCGACATCATGCGTGGAAAATTTCACAGTCGCAAACTCAACCCTTCCAGCAAGATACCTAGTGAACACACTACTAGGCTGCTACATTG GTGTGGGAGTTCTGGCCATAATTTTTGTGGCGGTGTTCCTGGACAACATCGACCGAGATCTGGCCAGAGAATTTCGTAAAAACAAGGGCAACAAATCATTTTGCAGCACCTTCCTGGCTACCTTCAAGCTCTTGAGAGATCCTAGATTGTTGCTTCTCATCCCACTGACCATGTACAGTGGGTTTGAGCAAAGTTTCCTTTCTGGTGAATTCACAAAG AACTATGTGACTTGTGCGATAGGAATACACTACGTTGGCTTTGTGATGATCTGCTTTGGTGCTTCTAACTCCCTGTGCTCATTCGCATTTGGTAGACTGGCTCAATACACTGGAAGAATCGCCCTGTTTTGCTTGG CTGCAGTGACAAACCTGGGCTGTTTTCTGGGTCTTTTGTTCTGGGAGCCTCATCCAGACCAGCTGGGAGTGTTCTTCGTGTTTCCGGCTCTCTGGGGGATGGCAGACGCTGTGTGGCAAACACAAACCAATG CACTTTATGGCATTCTCTTTGCTGAGCACAAAGAAGCAGCATTTGCTAACTACCGCATGTGGGAGTCACTCGGTTTTGTTATAGCCTTTGCTTACAGCACATTCATCTGCCTGTCCACCAAAATCTACGTTGCTTTGGCAGTTCTTGCccttaccatggtaacttacctTTACGTTGAGTACAATGAGTACAAGCATCCAACTCCACAAGTGAATCCTGAAGACTTCCATAAACCAGAAATGGCTGACATCAAAgaaattaatggcaaagatgaAAAAGATATCATCGCTCAGACACAATTGTAA
- the LOC132106511 gene encoding solute carrier family 22 member 2-like isoform X2, giving the protein MTTFEDILEEAGKFGRCQMRIVSIFCLVSIPFSFVYVGIVFQGFTPEHWCRDPAVSEIRERCSWSLQDARRATVPLMNSSKGVTYSQCQKLDMDWNATGLTCDNPENEFIQAQLSTLPMTVCSDGWEYDYEGRQSFVTEFDLVCDDAWYVDMFQATLGAGFLVGSIAIGYLADKYGRMKSFLMTNFFIGVTGILVATSPNYIALLVFRVLFGFGVKGGWMVGYVLITELVGVEYRRMVGVAYQLFFSLGILILPLLSYFIPNWRWLQVVFTIPYICFLTYYWFIPESPRWLLSQNKRNEAVEITKAIAKENKKTLSKIIETMTDENTGSTSTASFTDLFKTSKMRKFTFILSYNWFTSAVVYQGLIMRLGILGGNVYVDFLISGIVELPAAFLILFTIERIGRRLPFATANFVAGAACLITAFIPDSMFWLKSAVACVGRLGITMAFEMVVFVNTELYPTVIRNLGVSVCSTLCDIGGIVAPFLLYRLSVIWLELPLIIFGALAFVAGGLVLLLPETKGVPLPETIDDIECPNRNKDNQLKTQQLENLLPSDVTSHKDVTAV; this is encoded by the exons ATGACTACTTTTGAAGACATCTTAGAGGAGGCCGGCAAGTTCGGTCGGTGCCAAATGCGAATTGTTTCCATATTCTGCTTGGTCTCTATACCGTTTTCTTTTGTATACGTGGGGATTGTATTCCAGGGCTTCACCCCCgaacattggtgccgtgacccggctGTCAGTGAGATCCGGGAAAGATGCAGCTGGAGTCTTCAAGATGCACGCAGGGCGACTGTACCCTTGATGAACAGCTCTAAAGGGGTGACGTATAGTCAGTGTCAGAAGCTGGACATGGACTGGAACGCCACCGGTCTAACCTGTGACAATCCAGAAAATGAGTTCATCCAGGCCCAGCTTTCTACTCTACCGATGACGGTCTGTTCAGACGGCTGGGAGTACGACTATGAAGGGAGACAGTCGTTCGTCACTGAG TTTGATCTAGTGTGCGACGATGCCTGGTATGTTGACATGTTCCAGGCAACACTCGGTGCTGGTTTCTTAGTGGGCAGCATTGCTATTGGATACCTGGCAGACAA ATATGGCAGAATGAAGAGTTTCCTTATGACCAACTTCTTCATTGGAGTAACGGGGATTCTGGTGGCCACATCGCCCAATTACATCGCCCTGCTGGTGTTCAGAGTTCTCTTTGGCTTTGGAGTGAAGGGCGGCTGGATGGTTGGATACGTGCTGA TCACGGAGCTGGTTGGAGTTGAATACAGAAGAATGGTGGGAGTGGCCTATCAGTTGTTCTTCAGTCTGGGCATTCTCATTCTTCCTCTCTTATCTTACTTCATACCAAACTGGCGCTGGCTACAGGTGGTCTTCACCATTCCTTACATCTGCTTCCTGACATACTATTG GTTTATCCCTGAATCACCCAGATGGCTCCTCAGCCAAAACAAGAGAAACGAAGCAGTGGAGATCACCAAAGCAATAGCAAAAGAGAACAAAAAGACACTGTCCAAGATTATTGAG ACAATGACTGACGAAAACACAGGCTCCACCTCAACTGCATCTTTCACAGACCTGTTCAAGACTTCCAAAATGAGAAAATTCACATTCATCCTGAGCTACAACTG GTTCACCAGTGCTGTGGTTTACCAGGGGCTCATCATGAGGCTGGGAAtcctcggaggaaacgtgtatGTGGACTTCCTCATATCTGGAATCGTGGAATTGCCAGCAGCTTTCCTCATTCTCTTCACTATCGAGCGGATTGGACGCCGGCTTCCTTTTGCAACTGCGAATTTCGTGGCAGGAGCGGCCTGCTTAATCACAGCGTTCATCCCCGACA GTATGTTCTGGTTAAAAAGTGCTGTTGCTTGTGTTGGACGGCTGGGCATCACTATGGCTTTTGAAATGGTAGTGTTTGTGAATACTGAACTATATCCCACCGTTATCAG aaatctgggtgtttcGGTCTGTTCCACACTGTGTGACATTGGTGGGATTGTAGCACCGTTCCTGCTCTACAGGCTTTCTGTCATCTGGCTAGAGCTACCTCTCATTATTTTCG gtgctCTTGCGTTTGTGGCCGGTGGACTAGTTCTGCTGTTACCTGAAACCAAAGGTGTGCCTCTTCCAGAAACCATTGATGACATTGAATGTCCAAACAG AAACAAAGACAACCAGCTGAAGACTCAACAGCTAGAGAACTTGCTGCCCTCAGATGTGACATCGCACAAGGATGTTACAGCCGTCTGA
- the LOC132106510 gene encoding plasminogen-like, which yields MEVHKAVLLVSLFLFTDFLRCHSESTDVLEAYIKTDGAWIVKLPKSQYTAKTVEDCAIKCNKEISFTCRSFLYIEKDQDCVTLPANSKTDQILRRMSAALYEKKEYLLECVNGIGMDYRGTKSKTKSGKTCQRWEGTFPHVPNITPKTHPKADLESNFCRNPDGDQGGPWCYTTDPGKRWENCDIQDCTEECMQCSGENYRGKISTTASGFTCQRWDSQKPQNHGYIPSALPDKYLEENYCRNPDGEPKPWCFTTSPSKRWESCNIPRCTTEPPTIVPELTCASGEGSSYRGTIAVTISGKTCQEWSSQIPHKHARTSENYPCKGLDKNYCRNPDNERSPWCYTTDPETRWEYCSVPSCGDQPRPEEPVIPVGEECYEGDGTSYRGAMSETVSGKKCQFWTSMEPHRHSKTPQSFPKADLRRNLCRNPDGDRAPWCYTTDPSVRWEYCNIERCDIKLSTKEPPIKPTKLVPTDISQETDCKVGNGVSYRGPTSTTITGVTCQAWSSMTPHQHASFTPESHPDKGLESNQCRNPDNDVNGPWCYTTDRNKKWDYCQIPDCDGLKCGQPAVKPKRCFGRIVGGCISKAHSWPWQISLRTRSKIHFCGGTLIDAQWVLTAAHCLERSESPSAYKIVLGIHTERATEASKQDRDVSKIIKGPAGTDIALLKLDRPPLLNDKVLPACLPEKDYIVPSNTECYVTGWGETQGTGGEGFLKETGFPVIENKICNRPSFLNGRVKEHEMCAGNIEGGTDSCQGDSGGPLVCYSQNTFVLQGVTSWGLGCANAMKPGVYTRVSKFVDWIERSIKEN from the exons ATGGAGGTTCACAAAGCAGTCCTTTTAGTTAGTCTCTTCCTTTTTACAG ATTTCCTCAGGTGCCACAGTGAAAGCACGG ATGTTTTGGAAgcatatataaaaacagatgGGGCCTGGATAGTGAAATTACCTAAGAGTCAATACACTGCAAAAACAGTGGAAGATTGTGCCATCAAGTGTAACAAAGAGATTTCTTTTACATGCAG GTCCTTTTTATACATCGAAAAAGATCAGGATTGTGTAACATTACCTGCCAATTCAAAAACTGATCAAATACTGCGAAGAATGAGTGCTGCCCTCTATGAGAAAAAGG AGTACTTACTGGAATGCGTGAATGGTATCGGCATGGACTACAGAGGTACAAAATCCAAGACAAAATCAGGAAAAACATGTCAGCGATGGGAGGGAACTTTCCCCCATGTGCCAAA CATAACGCCAAAGACACATCCAAAAGCTGACTTGGAGTCAAACTTTTGCCGAAACCCGGATGGAGATCAAGGGGGTCCCTGGTGCTATACCACAGATCCAGGGAAAAGATGGGAGAACTGCGATATCCAAGACTGCACAG AGGAATGCATGCAGTGCAGTGGAGAAAACTACAGAGGCAAGATCTCCACCACTGCTAGTGGATTTACCTGCCAGCGCTGGGACTCTCAGAAACCCCAGAACCATGGATACATCCCTTCAGC CCTTCCTGATAAGTACTTGGAAGAGAACTATTGCAGGAACCCAGATGGAGAGCCCAAACCCTGGTGTTTTACCACTAGTCCATCTAAACGCTGGGAATCTTGCAACATTCCTCGATGCA CAACTGAACCACCCACAATTGTACCGGAGCTAACCTGTGCAAGTGGAGAAGGTAGCTCTTACAGGGGTACCATTGCAGTAACAATATCAGGAAAAACTTGCCAGGAATGGTCATCCCAAATTCCCCACAAGCATGCTAGAACTTCAGAGAACTACCCATGCAA AGGCCTTGATAAGAACTACTGCAGAAACCCTGATAATGAAAGAAGTCCATGGTGTTACACCACAGATCCTGAGACCCGATGGGAGTACTGCAGTGTACCTAGTTGTGGAGATCAGCCTAGACCTG AGGAGCCTGTGATCCCTGTGGGTGAGGAATGTTATGAAGGTGATGGAACCTCTTATCGTGGTGCCATGTCAGAGACTGTCAGTGGAAAGAAATGTCAGTTCTGGACATCCATGGAACCTCATCGACATTCCAAAACACCTCAGAGTTTCCCGAAAGC AGATCTGAGACGGAACCTGTGCAGAAACCCAGATGGTGACCGAGCCCCTTGGTGTTACACCACAGATCCCTCAGTTCGTTGGGAGTACTGCAACATTGAGCGGTGTGACATCAAGCTCAGCACAAAGGAACCCCCTATCAAACCAACTAAACTTGTCCCAACAGACATTTCTCAGGAAACAG ATTGCAAGGTTGGAAATGGAGTAAGTTACCGGGGTCCCACATCCACTACTATAACTGGAGTGACCTGCCAAGCATGGAGTTCTATGACCCCCCATCAGCATGCCAGTTTTACCCCTGAAAGCCATCCAGACAAGGGTCTAGAGTCGAAT CAATGCAGAAACCCAGACAATGATGTGAATGGACCTTGGTGCTATACAACAGATCGAAATAAGAAGTGGGATTACTGTCAGATCCCAGACTGCG ATGGCCTGAAATGTGGACAACCAGCAGTAAAACCCAAACGGTGCTTTGGGAGGATTGTTGGGGGATGTATTTCCAAAGCACACTCATGGCCTTGGCAGATCAGTCTTAGGACCAG AAGCAAAATTCATTTCTGTGGTGGAACGCTAATTGATGCCCAGTGGGTCCTAACTGCAGCTCACTGCCTAGAGAG GTCTGAGAGTCCATCTGCCTACAAGATCGTGCTTGGCATCCACACAGAGCGTGCAACTGAAGCATCAAAACAAGATCGAGATGTTTCTAAGATTATTAAGGGACCAGCTGGAACTGACATTGCTCTTCTCAAGTTGGACAG GCCTCCATTATTAAACGATAAGGTATTGCCTGCTTGCCTACCAGAAAAGGATTACATTGTGCCAAGCAATACTGAATGTTACGTAACAGGCTGGGGTGAGACACAGG GAACTGGTGGAGAAGGTTTCCTGAAAGAAACTGGCTTCCCTGTAATTGAGAACAAAATCTGCAACCGTCCATCATTTTTGAACGGCCGAGTGAAGGAGCATGAGATGTGTGCAGGAAACATAGAAGGTGGAACAGACAGTTGTCAG GGTGACAGCGGTGGGCCTCTCGTCTGCTACTCACAGAACACCTTCGTCCTTCAGGGAGTGACGTCATGGGGCCTTGGCTGTGCTAATGCCATGAAACCTGGAGTGTACACCCGCGTCTCCAAGTTTGTCGACTGGATAGAACGCAGCATAAAAGAAAACTGA
- the LOC132106511 gene encoding solute carrier family 22 member 2-like isoform X1, with amino-acid sequence MTTFEDILEEAGKFGRCQMRIVSIFCLVSIPFSFVYVGIVFQGFTPEHWCRDPAVSEIRERCSWSLQDARRATVPLMNSSKGVTYSQCQKLDMDWNATGLTCDNPENEFIQAQLSTLPMTVCSDGWEYDYEGRQSFVTEFDLVCDDAWYVDMFQATLGAGFLVGSIAIGYLADKYGRMKSFLMTNFFIGVTGILVATSPNYIALLVFRVLFGFGVKGGWMVGYVLITELVGVEYRRMVGVAYQLFFSLGILILPLLSYFIPNWRWLQVVFTIPYICFLTYYWFIPESPRWLLSQNKRNEAVEITKAIAKENKKTLSKIIEVQNLHRDEEHKIWPNVSKKSNFIHQTMTDENTGSTSTASFTDLFKTSKMRKFTFILSYNWFTSAVVYQGLIMRLGILGGNVYVDFLISGIVELPAAFLILFTIERIGRRLPFATANFVAGAACLITAFIPDSMFWLKSAVACVGRLGITMAFEMVVFVNTELYPTVIRNLGVSVCSTLCDIGGIVAPFLLYRLSVIWLELPLIIFGALAFVAGGLVLLLPETKGVPLPETIDDIECPNRNKDNQLKTQQLENLLPSDVTSHKDVTAV; translated from the exons ATGACTACTTTTGAAGACATCTTAGAGGAGGCCGGCAAGTTCGGTCGGTGCCAAATGCGAATTGTTTCCATATTCTGCTTGGTCTCTATACCGTTTTCTTTTGTATACGTGGGGATTGTATTCCAGGGCTTCACCCCCgaacattggtgccgtgacccggctGTCAGTGAGATCCGGGAAAGATGCAGCTGGAGTCTTCAAGATGCACGCAGGGCGACTGTACCCTTGATGAACAGCTCTAAAGGGGTGACGTATAGTCAGTGTCAGAAGCTGGACATGGACTGGAACGCCACCGGTCTAACCTGTGACAATCCAGAAAATGAGTTCATCCAGGCCCAGCTTTCTACTCTACCGATGACGGTCTGTTCAGACGGCTGGGAGTACGACTATGAAGGGAGACAGTCGTTCGTCACTGAG TTTGATCTAGTGTGCGACGATGCCTGGTATGTTGACATGTTCCAGGCAACACTCGGTGCTGGTTTCTTAGTGGGCAGCATTGCTATTGGATACCTGGCAGACAA ATATGGCAGAATGAAGAGTTTCCTTATGACCAACTTCTTCATTGGAGTAACGGGGATTCTGGTGGCCACATCGCCCAATTACATCGCCCTGCTGGTGTTCAGAGTTCTCTTTGGCTTTGGAGTGAAGGGCGGCTGGATGGTTGGATACGTGCTGA TCACGGAGCTGGTTGGAGTTGAATACAGAAGAATGGTGGGAGTGGCCTATCAGTTGTTCTTCAGTCTGGGCATTCTCATTCTTCCTCTCTTATCTTACTTCATACCAAACTGGCGCTGGCTACAGGTGGTCTTCACCATTCCTTACATCTGCTTCCTGACATACTATTG GTTTATCCCTGAATCACCCAGATGGCTCCTCAGCCAAAACAAGAGAAACGAAGCAGTGGAGATCACCAAAGCAATAGCAAAAGAGAACAAAAAGACACTGTCCAAGATTATTGAGGTACAGAATTTACACCGTGATGAGGAGCATAAAATATGGCCAAATGTCTCTAAAAAGTCAAATTTCATCCATCAGACAATGACTGACGAAAACACAGGCTCCACCTCAACTGCATCTTTCACAGACCTGTTCAAGACTTCCAAAATGAGAAAATTCACATTCATCCTGAGCTACAACTG GTTCACCAGTGCTGTGGTTTACCAGGGGCTCATCATGAGGCTGGGAAtcctcggaggaaacgtgtatGTGGACTTCCTCATATCTGGAATCGTGGAATTGCCAGCAGCTTTCCTCATTCTCTTCACTATCGAGCGGATTGGACGCCGGCTTCCTTTTGCAACTGCGAATTTCGTGGCAGGAGCGGCCTGCTTAATCACAGCGTTCATCCCCGACA GTATGTTCTGGTTAAAAAGTGCTGTTGCTTGTGTTGGACGGCTGGGCATCACTATGGCTTTTGAAATGGTAGTGTTTGTGAATACTGAACTATATCCCACCGTTATCAG aaatctgggtgtttcGGTCTGTTCCACACTGTGTGACATTGGTGGGATTGTAGCACCGTTCCTGCTCTACAGGCTTTCTGTCATCTGGCTAGAGCTACCTCTCATTATTTTCG gtgctCTTGCGTTTGTGGCCGGTGGACTAGTTCTGCTGTTACCTGAAACCAAAGGTGTGCCTCTTCCAGAAACCATTGATGACATTGAATGTCCAAACAG AAACAAAGACAACCAGCTGAAGACTCAACAGCTAGAGAACTTGCTGCCCTCAGATGTGACATCGCACAAGGATGTTACAGCCGTCTGA
- the LOC132106509 gene encoding hydroxycarboxylic acid receptor 2-like — MNSTIEPTPDTIDKDCQENVDQNRVLYIFYSSVVVVEFILGFLLNTTVIHLFIFKLKFWKSKTIDIFLFNLVLADILLLIGLPVKAYNFQQCSEQKVVCKVQLFLQFINRGASIAFLTIISIYRYFSVVHPGRRKVRSILKRSPQISVFIWVLLGILTIPAMFQSFIRCNSSEKDEKLTAIVILREIVFFTQIFIPFFVLVYCSIRIIKRLQQKSVGDKTKLWRAMFLVTSVVFVFAVCFLPYAFTRAVQLKISGLVMKEEKVTVVKLFDGLLCLSYLNCLLDPILYCLSSSKFKKLYISMYLPFLLEKEKPESSEDTADD; from the coding sequence ATGAACTCCACCATAGAGCCAACACCGGACACCATCGACAAAGACTGTCAGGAGAACGTTGACCAAAATCGAGTGCTGTATATTTTCTACTCTTCTGTGGTAGTGGTGGAGTTTATCTTGGGTTTCCTGCTGAACACTACAGTTATCCATCTCTTCATCTTCAAGCTCAAGTTCTGGAAATCTAAGACCATTGACATTTTCCTGTTCAATCTGGTCCTGGCTGATATTTTGTTGCTGATTGGATTGCCCGTAAAGGCATATAACTTTCAGCAATGCAGTGAACAGAAAGTAGTGTGCAAAGTACAGCTCTTTCTGCAGTTTATAAACCGAGGAGCCAGCATTGCCTTCCTGACAATCATCTCCATTTATCGATATTTCAGCGTGGTCCATCCTGGGAGGAGGAAAGTTCGGAGTATTTTGAAACGATCACCCCAGATTTCTGTATTCATCTGGGTGCTGCTGGGAATTTTGACCATTCCGGCCATGTTTCAAAGTTTTATCAGATGCAACAGCAGTGAAAAAGATGAGAAACTCACCGCCATTGTTATATTGAGGGAAATTGTGTTTTTTACTCAGATTTTCATCCCCTTTTTTGTTCTTGTGTACTGCTCCATACGGATTATCAAAAGACTCCAACAGAAGTCAGTGGGCGACAAGACTAAACTCTGGAGAGCAATGTTCCTCGTCACTTCAGTGGTTTTCGTCTTTGCTGTCTGCTTCTTGCCATATGCCTTTACAAGAGCAGTGCAACTAAAGATCAGTGGGCTTGTGATGAAAGAGGAAAAAGTTACTGTTGTTAAACTTTTTGATGGGCTTctttgtctctcttatctgaacTGTCTGCTGGATCCGATCCTGTACTGCCTGAGCAGCAGTAAATTTAAGAAGCTGTATATATCAATGTATCTTCCCTTCCTGCTGGAGAAGGAGAAaccagaaagttcagaagatacTGCAGATGACTGA